In the genome of Polaribacter atrinae, one region contains:
- the hutI gene encoding imidazolonepropionase, protein MATLFKNIKELIQVRTTPISFVSGDEMNILPTIKNAFLIVEDGLIANFGEMKECPIDDFTNVIDATGKMILPTWCDSHTHLVYAGNREGEFADRISGLSYEEIAENGGGIINSAKKLQQTSEDELYKQSEVRLKEVIQLGTGAIEIKSGYGLTAEAELKMLRVIKKLKENYPIEIKATFLGAHAIPLEYKENKTGYIDLLVNNIIPKVAQEKLAEYIDVFCETGYFSATDTKKILEAGKKHGLTPKIHVNQFTAIDGIQVGIQFNALSVDHLEVMRDIDIESLKKTNTMPVALPGCSYFLNIPYTPARKMIDAGLPIALASDFNPGSSPSGNMNFVIATACIKMKMTPQEAINASTINGAYAMGLETKTGTITKGKLANLILTKPINSYAFIPYSFGSNQIEKVYLKGIGIDG, encoded by the coding sequence ATGGCTACATTATTTAAAAATATAAAAGAATTAATTCAAGTTAGAACAACTCCAATTTCTTTTGTTTCTGGTGATGAAATGAATATTTTACCTACTATTAAAAATGCTTTTTTAATAGTAGAAGATGGCTTGATTGCTAATTTTGGTGAAATGAAAGAGTGTCCGATTGATGATTTTACAAACGTGATTGATGCTACCGGAAAAATGATACTACCTACTTGGTGCGATTCTCACACACATCTCGTTTATGCAGGTAATAGAGAAGGCGAATTTGCCGATAGAATTAGCGGTTTATCTTACGAAGAAATCGCAGAAAATGGAGGCGGAATTATAAACTCTGCTAAAAAACTACAACAAACTTCAGAGGATGAATTATACAAACAAAGTGAGGTTAGATTAAAAGAAGTTATTCAACTGGGAACAGGAGCCATAGAAATTAAATCTGGCTACGGATTAACAGCAGAAGCTGAGTTAAAAATGCTTCGTGTTATTAAAAAATTAAAAGAAAATTACCCTATAGAAATAAAAGCAACCTTTTTAGGCGCACATGCAATTCCTTTAGAGTACAAAGAAAATAAAACAGGGTATATCGATTTATTGGTAAACAATATCATTCCTAAAGTAGCCCAAGAAAAATTGGCAGAATATATCGATGTTTTCTGTGAAACAGGATATTTCTCTGCTACAGACACCAAAAAAATTCTAGAAGCAGGAAAAAAGCATGGACTGACTCCTAAAATTCATGTCAATCAATTTACGGCTATTGATGGTATTCAGGTAGGTATACAATTCAATGCTTTATCTGTAGACCATTTAGAAGTTATGAGAGACATAGATATTGAATCCTTAAAAAAGACCAATACAATGCCTGTTGCATTACCAGGTTGTTCTTATTTTTTAAACATTCCGTACACACCAGCACGTAAAATGATTGATGCAGGTTTACCAATTGCTTTAGCATCTGATTTTAACCCAGGTTCTTCTCCTTCTGGTAACATGAATTTTGTGATTGCTACAGCATGTATTAAAATGAAAATGACTCCGCAAGAAGCAATTAATGCAAGTACTATAAATGGCGCTTATGCCATGGGGTTAGAAACTAAAACTGGAACAATTACCAAAGGAAAATTAGCGAATTTAATTTTAACCAAACCTATAAATTCTTATGCCTTTATCCCTTATTCTTTTGGAAGTAATCAGATTGAAAAAGTATATTTAAAAGGAATAG
- a CDS encoding urocanate hydratase yields MTFKEQLQEGIPATLPNKKEYPKNVNRAPKRKDILSFDEKKLAIRNALRYFPKEWHQELAIEFAEELKNYGRIYMYRFKPNYKIHARSIEEYPAKSTQAAAIMLMIQNNLDPKVAQHPEELITYGGNGAVFQNWAQYLLVMHYLSEMTNKQTLHIYSGHPMGLFPSSKKAPRVIVTNGMMIPNYSKPDDWEKYNALGVTQYGQMTAGSYMYIGPQGIVHGTTITLMNAFRKVLSKEETSKGKIFLTAGLGGMSGAQPKAGNIAGCITIAAEVNPKAATKRHQQGWVDLLIDDINDLIKRVKIAQLKNETISIAYIGNVVEIWERFDEENIFIHLGSDQTSLHIPWTGGYYPAGISYKESNRLISEEPLLFKEKVQKSLRRHAKSINNHTKKGTYFFDYGNAFLLESSRAGADVMSENGIDFKYPSYVQDILGPMCFDYGFGPFRWVCASGKAEDLDKTDKIAATVLQKIMENSPKEIQLQMQDNITWIKDAKKNKMVVGSQARILYADAEGRAKIATAFNNAIKNGEIGPVVLGRDHHDVSGTDSPFRETSNIYDGSKFTADMAIHNVIGDSFRGATWVSIHNGGGVGWGEVINGGFGMLLDGSKQAEKRLKSMLFYDVNNGIARRSWARNDEAIFAIKREMERSPNLKVTLPNLVQDKLLNNLF; encoded by the coding sequence ATGACATTTAAAGAACAACTACAAGAAGGAATTCCGGCTACTTTACCAAACAAGAAAGAATATCCTAAAAACGTAAATAGAGCACCAAAAAGAAAGGATATTTTATCTTTTGATGAAAAAAAATTAGCCATTAGAAATGCATTGCGTTATTTCCCAAAAGAATGGCATCAAGAACTTGCGATTGAATTTGCAGAAGAGTTAAAAAATTATGGCCGTATTTATATGTACCGATTTAAACCCAATTACAAAATACACGCACGTTCCATAGAAGAATACCCAGCAAAATCGACGCAAGCAGCAGCAATTATGCTCATGATTCAAAATAACTTAGATCCTAAAGTTGCCCAACATCCAGAAGAATTAATTACTTATGGTGGCAATGGAGCTGTTTTTCAGAATTGGGCGCAATACCTATTGGTAATGCATTATTTATCAGAAATGACAAATAAACAAACGTTGCACATTTATTCTGGGCATCCGATGGGCTTATTTCCTTCTTCTAAAAAAGCTCCAAGAGTAATTGTTACCAACGGCATGATGATTCCTAATTACTCAAAACCTGACGATTGGGAAAAATACAATGCTTTGGGCGTTACACAATACGGACAAATGACCGCTGGTTCTTATATGTATATTGGGCCACAAGGAATTGTACACGGAACAACAATTACCTTAATGAATGCCTTTAGAAAAGTTTTATCAAAAGAAGAAACATCAAAAGGAAAAATATTTTTAACCGCTGGTTTAGGCGGAATGAGTGGCGCACAACCAAAAGCAGGAAACATTGCGGGTTGCATTACGATTGCTGCAGAAGTAAACCCAAAAGCCGCTACAAAAAGACATCAACAAGGTTGGGTAGATCTTTTAATTGATGATATCAATGATTTGATTAAAAGAGTGAAAATTGCACAACTAAAAAACGAAACAATTTCCATTGCCTATATTGGTAATGTGGTAGAAATATGGGAACGTTTTGATGAAGAAAACATTTTTATTCACTTAGGTTCAGACCAAACTTCTTTACATATTCCTTGGACGGGTGGTTATTATCCTGCAGGAATTTCTTACAAAGAATCGAACCGATTAATAAGTGAAGAACCTTTACTTTTTAAAGAGAAAGTACAAAAATCTTTAAGAAGACACGCAAAATCAATTAACAACCACACCAAAAAAGGGACTTACTTTTTCGATTACGGAAATGCCTTTTTATTAGAATCTTCTAGAGCCGGAGCAGATGTAATGTCAGAAAATGGAATCGATTTTAAATACCCTTCTTATGTGCAAGACATATTAGGGCCTATGTGTTTCGATTATGGTTTTGGTCCGTTTAGGTGGGTTTGTGCATCTGGAAAAGCAGAAGATTTAGATAAAACAGATAAAATTGCAGCCACGGTTTTACAAAAAATTATGGAAAATTCTCCCAAAGAAATTCAATTGCAAATGCAAGACAATATTACTTGGATTAAAGATGCAAAGAAAAACAAAATGGTGGTGGGTTCTCAGGCTCGTATCTTATATGCAGATGCAGAAGGACGCGCTAAAATAGCCACCGCTTTTAATAATGCTATTAAAAATGGAGAAATTGGACCGGTTGTTTTAGGTAGAGATCATCATGATGTAAGCGGAACAGATTCTCCATTTAGAGAAACGTCTAACATCTACGATGGAAGTAAATTTACTGCAGATATGGCAATCCATAATGTTATCGGCGATAGTTTTAGAGGCGCAACTTGGGTTTCTATTCACAATGGTGGCGGCGTTGGCTGGGGAGAAGTAATAAATGGCGGTTTCGGTATGTTATTAGACGGCTCTAAACAAGCCGAAAAACGTTTAAAAAGCATGTTGTTTTACGATGTAAATAACGGTATTGCGCGTAGAAGTTGGGCTAGAAATGATGAAGCCATTTTTGCCATTAAAAGAGAAATGGAAAGGTCGCCCAATTTAAAAGTAACTTTACCTAACTTAGTACAAGACAAACTATTAAACAACTTATTTTAA